Proteins encoded together in one Flavobacteriales bacterium window:
- a CDS encoding DUF2807 domain-containing protein: MTSTGPERLENAAWALFYSDASRRNRIDLVLENRESGTLVVEGGANLLDQVVTEVEAGTLTVRNENRQLGAASDRASPCACRWRR; the protein is encoded by the coding sequence GTGACGAGCACAGGACCGGAACGCTTGGAGAACGCGGCCTGGGCTCTTTTCTACTCGGATGCGTCACGGAGGAACCGGATCGACCTCGTCCTGGAGAACAGGGAGTCCGGCACGTTGGTGGTGGAGGGTGGTGCCAACCTGCTTGACCAGGTGGTGACGGAAGTGGAGGCCGGCACGTTGACGGTGCGCAATGAGAACCGGCAACTGGGTGCAGCTTCCGACCGCGCATCACCGTGCGCGTGCCGCTGGAGGCGGTGA
- a CDS encoding nucleotidyltransferase domain-containing protein has translation MGRSTRKSDVDLVVDLKARDPPKNFRELMLDLWDKLEAFFGRRVDLLTMRSVKNPVMREGDRTDQGAGVRWKPSASTGLISSSLWMRSTSICEASRPTSNMLPPLP, from the coding sequence ATGGGCCGTTCAACGCGGAAAAGCGATGTGGACCTGGTGGTGGACCTGAAGGCACGCGACCCGCCCAAAAACTTTCGGGAACTGATGCTGGACCTGTGGGACAAACTGGAAGCTTTCTTTGGCCGCCGGGTGGACCTGCTGACCATGCGCTCGGTGAAGAACCCGGTGATGCGCGAGGGTGATCGAACGGACCAAGGTGCTGGTGTACGATGGAAGCCAAGCGCAAGTACTGGTCTGATATCATCCTCGCTCTGGATGCGATCAACATCCATTTGCGAGGCATCACGACCTACGAGCAATATGCTGCCTCCATTACCGTGA
- a CDS encoding PIN domain-containing protein, which yields METILIDTSVLIGRFRREPKAMAALERVEGSGIVLCDAIVAEVLAGTRTKAEYSATKKELLTKFHVLPFTMEVSVCFRKAPGS from the coding sequence ATGGAAACGATCCTGATCGATACCAGCGTACTGATAGGCCGCTTCCGGCGCGAGCCAAAGGCCATGGCGGCCCTGGAACGCGTGGAGGGCAGCGGTATCGTCCTCTGCGATGCGATCGTGGCGGAGGTCCTTGCGGGTACCCGCACCAAGGCGGAATACAGCGCGACCAAGAAGGAGCTGCTCACCAAGTTCCATGTACTGCCCTTCACCATGGAAGTATCGGTGTGCTTTCGCAAAGCTCCTGGATCGTGA